Proteins from one Homalodisca vitripennis isolate AUS2020 chromosome 3, UT_GWSS_2.1, whole genome shotgun sequence genomic window:
- the LOC124358497 gene encoding piggyBac transposable element-derived protein 4-like: MAAGLSDSQIEREVIDNDLDNESDSSVQESDTDSESDLDDDGTFPLNPAWSAQLQPPTVIPFTKQNELLVPTPRENKPVDWFLLLVDDQLLESIVADTNRYAFDLFFGPSTEPRSRIHRWKDLTLDELKKFIGLLLHTGTFKLNRLNDYWKTHRMFNLNCFRDHMSRDRFLIILRCIHFSHHQNVAQGVQEDRLSKVRMLVDHFNKKMDDVYYPGKELSLDEAMVLWRGRLIFRQYIKGKRHKYGIKLYTLCEPGGLILRFLVYSGSLSDLGGKGHATKVVLHLMRGKLNHGHSLYMDNFYNSFPLAYQLLRKKTYCTGTLRADRKYLPDEVKSAKVKKGETIARSAEQVTVAKWKDKRVVTYITTEFENNMVESRNRHGVARVKPLPIVKYNTFMKGVDRADQMLAYYPCERKTLRWYKKIFVHIMQMALVNALKLYNLSNPQETMNLYDFRLAVIESLVPEKELQAPERPRRSNEKALHVVSLIEGKDNRNRQKRKRCRVCHSEGREKRTAYFCAQCPGEPSLCPVACFEKHHA, from the coding sequence ATGGCTGCCGGACTCAGTGACTCACAGATTGAACGGGAGGTTATAGACAATGACCTTGACAATGAATCAGACAGTTCCGTGCAGGAAAGTGATACCGATTCCGAAAGTGACTTGGATGATGACGGAACTTTTCCACTAAACCCTGCATGGTCTGCACAGCTACAACCCCCTACAGTTATTcctttcacaaaacaaaatgaaCTATTAGTCCCTACGCCAAGAGAAAATAAGCCGGTAGATTGGTTTTTGCTTTTGGTTGACGATCAGCTGCTGGAAAGTATCGTAGCAGATACAAACAGGTACGCTTTTGACTTGTTTTTTGGGCCTTCCACTGAGCCACGATCACGTATTCACAGATGGAAGGACTTAACTTTAGACGAACTAAAAAAGTTCATAGGCCTATTGCTTCACACTGGTACGTTCAAACTGAACCGCCTCAATGACTACTGGAAAACCCATCGAATGTTCAACTTGAATTGCTTCCGTGACCATATGAGCCGTGATCGGTTTTTGATTATATTACGATGCATTCATTTCTCACATCATCAAAATGTAGCTCAAGGTGTACAGGAAGACCGTTTGTCAAAAGTAAGGATGCTAGTTGACCACTTCAACAAAAAGATGGATGATGTTTACTATCCAGGCAAAGAACTTTCTTTGGATGAGGCTATGGTTTTGTGGCGCGGTCGGTTGATTTTCCGACAGTACATCAAAGGAAAGCGCCACAAGTATGGCATCAAACTGTACACTCTTTGTGAACCTGGTGGTCTCATACTTCGTTTTCTTGTCTACTCAGGATCTCTCAGTGACTTAGGTGGGAAAGGTCATGCCACAAAGGTAGTACTACATCTTATGAGAGGGAAGCTCAACCATGGTCACTCGTTGTACATGGATAATTTTTACAATAGCTTTCCTTTGGCCTACCAACTGCTTAGGAAGAAGACGTATTGTACTGGCACACTTAGAGCAGACAGAAAGTACCTGCCAGATGAGGTAAAATCAGCCAAAGTAAAAAAAGGTGAGACAATTGCTCGGAGTGCAGAACAAGTCACTGTTGCCAAGTGGAAGGACAAGCGTGTAGTGACATACATCACTACAGAGTTCGAAAACAACATGGTTGAATCACGGAATCGCCATGGAGTAGCTAGAGTAAAACCCCTGCCCATTgtgaaatataacacatttatgaaGGGAGTGGATAGGGCAGATCAAATGCTAGCGTACTATCCATGCGAAAGAAAAACGCTGAGGTGGTACAAAAAGATCTTTGTACACATAATGCAGATGGCACTGGTGAACGCCTTGAAGCTGTACAACCTTTCCAATCCCCAAGAAACAATGAATCTTTATGACTTCAGGCTAGCTGTCATCGAATCCCTTGTCCCTGAGAAAGAGCTACAAGCCCCAGAACGTCCTCGCCGAAGCAATGAGAAGGCACTGCACGTTGTCTCCTTGATTGAAGGGAAGGACAACAGGAATCGGCAGAAGAGAAAACGTTGCAGAGTCTGCCACAGTGAAGGAAGAGAAAAACGTACTGCATACTTTTGTGCACAGTGCCCAGGAGAACCTTCACTCTGTCCTGTGGCATGCTTTGAAAAACACCATGCTTAG